DNA from Prunus persica cultivar Lovell chromosome G6, Prunus_persica_NCBIv2, whole genome shotgun sequence:
AGCTTGGGCGCAATCTTGAGcaaagaggaagaggctaaAGAGTTAGGGTGGAGCAAAAGGGTGAATATTGTAAAAGGTGTAGCTCATGCCTTGTCTTACATGCACCACGATTGCTTGCCACCGATTGTACATCGTGACATCTCAAGCAAGAACATTTTGTTGGATTCTGAATATAAGGCTTGTGTTTCAGACTTTGGCACTGCTAAGTTTTTAAATCCAGACTCAACTAATTGGACTGCCGCTGCAGGCACATTTGGCTACATTGCACCAGGTAATATTATCATATGCAATTTCTCTGTTCTCTGTACTTGTGCATAATTGATACATGATACAATTTCTTCTATCTGCTTTTTCTGAGCAGAGCTTGCATATACAATGAAAGTGAATGAGAAGTGCGATGTTTATAGCTTTGGAGCTGTCACACTGGAAATAATTATGGGAAGCCATCCAGGAGATGTTTTCTCATCTTTATCATCCGGGGCGTCATCATCGTCCTCATCTGCATCACTTGCCCATGAAATGCCAATTTCGGATGTTCTGGACCAACGCATCTCCCAACCCACAAAACAAGAAGCATGGGAGGTGGTGTCTCTTGTGAAGATAGCATTTGCATCTTTGAATCCCAATCCGCAGTGTCGTccaacaatgaaaaaaatttctcaactCCTCTCATCAACTCAGAGGCTACATTTGCCAAAGCCATTACATATGACAACATGTGGTGAATTGCTTGCTGTTGATGGATTCACTACCTGATCAGGACATGTGCTGCTTTTCTGTATTTGACTTCATTTGTGTCTGCTTTGTTCTTATTATTCTTAGATGTTTGGCTTATTGTATTCTATTTCATGCCCACTTTTGTCTTTTGGCTCATGCTTTAATAAGGGTTATTGGTATGTAGAACTTTTTTTGCTATCTATGTATGTCTCATGTTACCACCTAAAGTATTATGAATTTGTTGCAATATTGCAATGTCAAACTTTTCGTTTATGGTTAATTACATTTTTGGTCACTGAATTTTcgctcaaaatcaaatttggtCACTGGATTTCTATTTTCCCAATTTCATCACCGCATTTGCAATAGTTAACAAATTCCGTcagtttgtttaattaaaaaatatttaatattaaattaaaaataattaacctcaatataaaatttaataattaaaaaaaaatcatatcccATGTTCCCCCGGTTCCGTCGTCAGCCCCCTTCCCCACACCTACCCAACAATACCCAGCCCCACCATCCCTTCTCCCTGCTCCCACCACCACTTAACCCCTTAGGCCTCTCAAACAGAAGTGGATCCGATATCCCCAAATTGTGTCCCTTCCCTGTACTTGTTCTAAATTTTCAACATATGTCCTCCCACACAGAGCCTAACACTTTAActcatattaaaaataataagaataagCTTATGATTTTATGGGACTAAGCTTATTGTCTATTTTGAATATGGAGGGTTGATTTCGAGTAATTTGAGATTGAGGAGTATTGCCGATTGAGACAGAATGCCCACGTGATCAGGTTTTCCCCCAAACCACGTACAATACATTTTCAAAAAAGGGTTTAGGGAGACTTTAACGaagtttttcttgattttggaCTATGAAGAGTTGAATATTATTTAGTAGGGAAATTAAAGTCACAGAGTCATGaagtctttctctttcttttggttttggtcaAACACAGGGTCACAAAGACTAGGGGGCTTGGTTTGACCAAAGGATAGAACACACGAAGGAACCAAAATGCAAAACAATAGAGACAAGAAATATAATTGCACAAAGAGTAGGTGAAAGTTGATTCACATCATAAACGTCAACCGAAATGGTGGAAGACCAATTTAACTAGACGGGTTCAACCATAAAGTGTCCAGcacaaaaaagtttcttatgTAACCTCCCTAAACCCTAAGGTGGAAGATCAATTTATCACCAATACAATAATTAACCATTACTTATTTTAATGAGAGTCTGAAAACATGTGAAGCTAGCAGTAAAGCCATCACAGCCAATCTATTGAGTCAAGGAGTTCCGCACATCGATCACAAACCGATACCGGACATCAGATTTAGCAATTTGTTCCATCGCAGTtgttgatgctctttttgGGAGGGTCAACTTAGATAGAGGTGGAATGATGGATGATGGgtgaaggtgaggaccttcaGCATGTGTGTGAAGATTAGGGCAAGCGATAAATACACAAAAGACAAGATACACGTGGTTCACCCTTAATGAATGGGCTACGTCCATGGAGAAGTATATTCTCATTAAAATaaggtgccgaaggcataagaattGTATGTCGCAAGGGGAtgggcctaggcacgagggtgccaaaggtgacacaaagcttgcatgtttgCAAGGCGACATGCTTAGGCacggggtgccgaaggcaaaggggatgccgaaggtgacacaaagcttgcatgtcgcaaggcaatgtgtTTAGGCATGCGGGTGCCGAAGGTATAAaacttgcatgttgcaaggcgATGTGCTTAGGCATGAGAGTGCTGAAGGTATAAAACTTGCATATTGTAAGAGAAGGTGCTGAAGACatttgcatgtcgcaaggaaATTGCCGAAGGCATTCGAATTGCATTTCTCAAGATAAAATGTCGAAGGGCACGGGGTGCCGAAGatacaaagcttgcatgtctcCAGGCAGTGCGCCTAGGCACTAGGGTGCCGAAGGcgcaaagcttgcatgtcgcaaggtgaTGTGcttaggcacgagggtgccgaaagtgtaaagcttgcatgtcgcaagacGATGTGCTTAGGCACGGGGGTATCGAAGGCAAAGGAGAAGCCGAAGGCACGAGGGTGTTGAAGGGAAGAAATTCATATgtgcattttttattattattttaagaaataataataataataatagttatttatttttttttatttttaagctCCAAGAATCTTGCTCATGGCTCTTGCCATTCGGCAAGGCAAATTTGTTTGGCCTAGGGCTATAAAGAACTTGTTTTTTGGAAGGAGGCTTCGGCAAGGCTGGTTTCGAAGGAGAAGGGTCACCAAATACGGTTCGCTTTCAGCACACTTGCCGATTGGCAaggtttcaaaaaaaaaaggggttcaTGTGCAACGAGTCCCTTTTTTGGAAGGGAAGCTCCACTTGCGAGTATgtgcattttttattattattttaagaaataataataataataatggctttttttttttttttgagctccAAGAATCTTGTTCATGGCTCTTGCCATTCGGCAAGGCAAATTTGTTTGGCCTAGGGCTATACAGAACTTGTCTTTTGGAAGGAGGCTTCGGCAAGGCTGGTTCCGAAGAAGAAGGGTCGCCAAGTACGGTTCGCTTTCAGCATACTTGTTGATCTGCAAGgtttcgaaaaaaaaaaaaaacggggGTTCATGTGCAACGAGTCCCTTTTTTGGAAGGGAAACTCTACTTGTAAGCATCTCCAGAGGCATCCCTTTCCATTTTCGGCATAACGTGATTTGTAGGCTAGGATCTGAATGGTTGTTGCTATTCGGCAAGGTTGGTGGCTGTTGAAACCGTGATTGGTAAGGTGAGCGTAGGGATATGAGGAGCTGGGCTGCGAGGCGAGATCAGTCGTTCGGCAAGATCTATACATACTTACTcgcgaacttgggggactactgttagTACCGTAACTGATCGAGCAACTAGCTAGCCTAGATAATCCACGtgccatgctttgagaggtcATCACCTTAGCCAAAGAAGCATTACCACAAGTCACAACTCTAAGCAAAGCAagaggagtcccacatcggaaaactACAAGAAGTGAAGACTCCCCCTCACCTATAAAAGGAGACCACTCTCCACTTAGGAGGGGATCCATCTCTGGGCTGGGCTTCTCacttgttatttttatatttgggtctaatccctttgtacaaatgtaaacaaacattatcataatgagaacatcattctccgtggacgtagcccatcatttgggtgaaccacgtatatcGACACAAAAAGCCTTTATCGATTCTCCCTTCTTCAGTGCCTTTCGGCACCCTTACCATCAACATCACTTAATTGTCGTTCGGCAATAACCGTCATGAGGCAACTATGAGTCACCAAAAAGTATCAAGATGCCGAAGACACTACTCTTGTCGAAACCTCCATCAGATAAGTGGCAcattcattatttttacaaattatttaatattgaagGAACTTATTATTCTTGGGATCAAGAAAAGCCACGTGCATTATTTCTAAGAGATACAACACATTTTCTTATCTTATATTTTAGTATATTCGTAAGCATTCAATGATTGCATATATTATTTAGGTGGCTCAATCGGTGGCTTAGGCTTCATTCATTCTCATTTTAATACTATTTTGTCCTATTTGCCATATAGGAAAGTCTGGAGCAATTTAAGTGGCCAAGCCAAATGGCACCCCATCCTTCAAACAGCACCTTATGCTTCAGAAAGTTCATAACTCAGAGAATCATGCTTGCTGTTACTCTTTTATGGGGCTACGGTTTGGATCTCTATACCAGCAATTTTTATCAAGCCACCCAATTCCTACCCCAAAATTGCCGACAGATATACGAATAACATCTCATGGCTGGCAAACCAAGGCCTGCCGAACAACATCTCATGCATTGCGGACAACCAAAGATTGAAAGTGCCGCACGACACAtccaaccaaaccaaacagCACCCAGCCCCAAATTGATCTACACACCCATGATATCTtcaacaaaggaaaaagatagCATGCTAAAGACACCATACCTGCCAAGGCAAACTTGAGGCTTCACGGCACCAACTTGTCGAAGCTACCAGCATCGACTAGGACCCCCTTTTTAATTCTCGAATGGGAATTTACAATTCGATGACAAAATCTATTACGCTTCAGCATCTCTGAGACATGCCCATCTGGAGCAAACACAAAGAAGAATAGGGGAAGAACGTGACATGCCTCTCGGCACCTCTCATCGACTGAAAATAGATGTCATCTCTCACCTGTTGGTAAATCTCTCAAGACACCCATGGTGTCATACACGCTGAACGACAAGTTGATAATAGTTCTCAAAAGGCACCCAAGCCCACCAAACTGATTGCCGATGAGTAGGCCAACTATAGATTATGTGGACAGTCCCCATCCAACCTCCTAAAACCATCGGCAACACTCTTGCCGATCGGCAAGTGAACTACGGCACCTCCGAAAGCACCCAACTGATTCAGTAGGATGACGACGGAGCTTGAAGACATCTTCCCAGCCCATTCATACCAAAATTCTTACAAGATCAAAGCCATGAGCACCTACCGATCAAATCTGCCGCATTCGTGGGACCTCACGGTCCTCTCAGCAGCCAAGTCCCTAAGCTCCCGAATCTGCCCAGCAGCCCCTCTTTTGAATCAGCCCTCACAGCTCGACTCCAAAGTAAACCCAGCTAATCTTGCCGAAACTAGGAAGATGCCGCGACCACCATGAGTTGCCGAACTGCAACCACCGTGAGTTTCCAACTGTCCTCTCAACAAAAACTTTTCGATCCACCCTCACCGAACGACAAGGGTTGTGTGGAACTGCGTGGGTACCTCTCTCTTTGCCGTTATGGGCCCAAGCTCAACTCTCCCTTACCGAGCACCAAGTCTCGATCCGAAGCTCTGAGACTACACTCTCCTTCTAAAAATTCCCTAGCCACCACCGCAGACCCACGACCAAATTTCAAGGCCCAGCCCCCGGTTTCGACACCAAGCTCACAAAGACCTTGAGCCCTTGCCAATCGGCAAGGACCTTGCTGAAGCGAGATTGCGCCAGCCCCTCATCCAAAACCAGATCTTGTTGAACCAAAACCTCAAGAAATCTCCAAGGCCACCATTGCCGAATGGCAATGCCGGTGCGAAATTGAATAGAGGCCCACGAAAGTCACGGCTCCAGGTCAGCTTGTCGAAGACGTGCTGGCGCCGCAACCTCATTCCGAATACCCCCTGCCAAAACGTAGGAACCGCGAACGAAGGCCTTCTTCCTACAAACTACACCTACGTGCGCAGCATTCCTGCCGAAGAGGTGAAATgccttaaatttttctttccaatccACCCCTGCCGATGGGCAGGGTCTGTGCTACGAACAAGGAGGAAACGTGTTGTTTGGTTCTTAGCCAAAACAACCTCTGCCGACAGCTCCAACAGCCCAGACCACTCTCTTGCTTAGCTGCCAAAGCCTTCACAATTCTCTCGAGACCTAGCCAAAGACCTAGCCGACTACACGATAAAACAAGTCATTAATTTTCTCGACCAAGCTTTACCGATCAGTAGGGCACGTgcagaacaaaaacaaaaaaacaccaaaaacaaGGCCCAAGCCCGAGGCTTTCAAaccccttgccgaacggcagggGTCATGCCGTGTATtcctaaataataataaataaataaaaatgcacACTTGCATTTTTCTCTTCAGCACCCTTGTGCATTTGGCAAACCCActttgccttcggcacccctgTGCCTAAGCACatcgccttgcgacatgcaagctttgtgtccCCTTCGGCACCATCTGCCTAGccacattgccttgcgacatgcaagctttgtgtcgcaccctcgtgcctagccatgttgccttgcgacatgcaagctttgtgtcgcCTTCGGCACCTTCGTGCCTAGCCAtattgccttgcgacatgcaaactttgtgcaagctttgtgtcgtCTTCGGCACCCTCATGCCTAGCCACATTGCCTtacgacatgcaagctttgtgtcgcCTTCGGCACCTCCGTACCTAACCACATTGCCTTGCGAGATGCAAGTTTTATGTCGCCTTCGGTACCCCCGTCCCTAGccacattgccttgcgacatgcaagctttgtgtcgccttcggcacccccgtgtcaagccacattgccttgcgacatgcaagctttgtgtctCCTTCAGCACCCCCATGCCTAGCCATATTgtcttgcgacatgcaagctttgtgtcgccttcggcacccccgtgcctagcCACATCACCTTTGGCACCCCCGCCCTTCGGTGTACTATGATGCCCTTCGGCACctttgcataaaaaaaatggGGACTTGCAAACCACTTGGCTTTTTGTTGCAAGTTCCCTCCCTCTAATGTCCTTTTTACCAGAGGACTTGGGGGACTATAGGTAGTGCACTATACAGCTTGGAGGACAAACTGTGGTGTTGCTCGACCAGTGCACTTAAAATTACAAGTCCTCAATCAAGAAATACCTTCTTACTCGCGAACTTGGGGACTACTGTTAGTACCGTAACTGACCGAGCAACTAGCTAGCCTAGATCATCCACAtgccatgctttgagaggtcATCACCTTAGCCAAAGAGGCATTACCACAAGTCACAACTCTAAGCAAAGTAagaggagtcccacatcggaaaactACAAGAAGTGAAGACTCCCCCTCACCTATAAAAGGAGACCACTCTCCACTTAGGAGGGGATCCATATCTGGGCTGGGCTTCTCACTTgctatctttatatttgggtctaatctccttgtacaaatgtaaacaaacattatcataatgagaacatccttctccgtggacgtagcccatcattcgggtgaaccacgtatatcttGTCTTCTATATGTTTATCGCTTGCCCAAATCCTCACACACTTAgtgaaggtcctcaccttcatccatcatccatcacacctcatcactaagttggactcaatttTAACCgaaccattttgagcatcaacaaatATAGATTACCTTCAATTTTGTAGGGTCACTTGAGAGGAGAAAAGAATCAGCTCCAAGTCTCTTAACAGCCTCATCCTGCTTTCCTGGGGAGGAACTGATGACAGtcactttcaaaccaaaagcCTTACCAATCTTCACAGCCACATGACCAAGCCCACCAAGTCCTGCCACACCCAAATGCTTTCTAGGCTCAGTCATGCCATAATATTTTGTTGGACTGTACACAATGATCCCAGCACATAAAAGTGGTGCACCCGCATCGGGGGCTAAGTTATCTGGAAAGCGGAGCATATAGCGATGGTTAACAACAATCATATCAGAATAACCACCATAAGTTTTTGTTCGGTCGTGATCGAGTGAGTTATAGGTAAATATTGTTCGTGGGCAGTAGTTCTCTAAGTCCTGGTCGCAGGTCTCACATTTCATGCAGGAACCtactgttggcgtgacttgtggatattgacttactttccttacacaccaagaattcatattataattgtaattgatttactttaattcatgatttcctactgtaaatagatttaggaatttattatttacttgcccattcaggtttcattgtattataaatatgacctcctacaaggagaagaatacacagaaaattcccacaaacaaatattctctcatagttttcatattttagcatggtatcagagcggcgatcttggaattgctcactttagtttcaaacccccgccaccgttatgggggttgatgattttttcaaccctcatggaggtagcaccaccgactccttctctcattctcaataaaccatcgttgagttgagtgcccagatggctccgctcctataaatgcagactttgaccctgaacccgatccagaattaggatcctcttttgacgaccctGACCTCAACTATGACGACGatgacgacgaccccgacccccactccgatgatgaccccaatcccgaatttgtctctgattcagaccctgatcccgatttcgactccgactccggccccgacACAGGCTCAGATTtcgatccaaattcctactcaacctgtatcctatgcatcttccgctgcacagattatgacttctagactaacgaccccgacacatggaccagattgctcatattgtggtgattcgagacacacttgtgagacttgttttaaatcgcatgtctaccccgattggtgggctactATTACATATCGAGGACAATGcaccagtaatggtactggttatggattccatacttccgataagattgattctaggagctggataattgattctggtgcaactgatcatatgatgtttgatcctgatgattttctgaatactacacaacctcgacgaacctgtattgcaaatgccaatggtgttacttatcctgtgacaagggctggcactgttgcattctcatcctctctcacattgtctaatactttacttattccatctttatccactaaattgttgttagttagtcagcttactgaattgaattgttgtgtactcatttacccgagtttttgtttgcttcaggatattcgtactaaggagattcttggttgTGGTACTAAGAtaggggggctatattatgtcgatgacttcagtcccgacgtggctaacagtgtgacacatccgtttgatagcaaacaaaagcaaatctggttgtggcaccgtcgattgggacatccgtcttttagatagcatcttataccagatttattctcatgTTTCAAGGActccgacttcacatgtgatacttgtattttagcCAAGAGTCACCATatgccctacccgttgagtacgaacaagtgtactcCTTcatttacgttaattcactctgatgtctggggaccttcgcctatcactgctccttctggtgttcgatggtttgtcacattcatcgatgattgtacacggatgacatggctttatttgctgaagaataaaaacgaagtgttttcccattttcagtccttccacaaacagatgaaaactcagtttaatgctcaaatccagattcttcactcagacaatggtggagaatttgtcaatcatgactttcagacttacttccaacaacatggaattatccatgagacgacttgtcctcagacaccgcaacaaaatggtgttgctgaatgaaaaaatcgacatcttcttgaaaccgcccgagcacttctgattagcgctcatgttcctcgccatcactgggatgatgctattgtcaccgcagttcacctgatcaaccgcatgccttctggtgtattgacctttaaactcccttacaggtgcttacgcaacacagacctctgccctctgttttggtactcacaccccgaatctttggatgtgtggctttcgttcatctccacaaaaatcaatgtagcaaacttgatccctgtgcgcttcgttgtgtttttgtgggttatgccactcatcagaaaggctaccgctgttatcaccctcctacccaatgaacctatgtcactttggatgtgacctttttggaatctgagctgttcttccatgacccatcatccaattctacgcttcagggg
Protein-coding regions in this window:
- the LOC18779952 gene encoding probable mannitol dehydrogenase, producing the protein MYGNWHEIVGVVTKAGKNLEKFKVGDCVGVGVIVGSCMKCETCDQDLENYCPRTIFTYNSLDHDRTKTYGGYSDMIVVNHRYMLRFPDNLAPDAGAPLLCAGIIVYSPTKYYGMTEPRKHLGVAGLGGLGHVAVKIGKAFGLKVTVISSSPGKQDEAVKRLGADSFLLSSDPTKLKVIYIC